ATCCTGTATTTCCCACGGAACTCTCAGAAGATTATTACGATATCGCAAGAAAGGTAAGCCGTTCGGTATTCGAAATGGAATTCAAAGAGAAGGCCACCAATTGCACGGAACTAGTCGAGGCCCCGCTTGTTCGTGGCACGGGCTGGCTCATAGCCCCAAAGTATGTCGTTACCGCCGCACACAATATCGAGGATATCGAGAGATTCCAAATTATCTGCCTGAACACTTTTGACGGCGAAACCATAGAAGCAAAAGTAAAAGTAGTCTATAAGCATGTGCCAAACGATCTGGCAGTGCTTGAACTTGAAGAGAATGTTGATGCCGTGCCTATGAAGATTGCCGACCAAAGGCCCGGGAGAAACGAGGTTCTGATGGCAATAGGTCAGGACAGGGAAAAATCAAGAGGTCTCGGTGCTTGGACAGTTACTGCAGGGCCCGCGCTCAAGCTGGAAAGCGGATACGAAGATCCTCCAAGGATATTACCAAGAAGAATATCTCACGCACTGCCGACCGGCAAGGGGATGAGCGGAGGTCCGATATTTAACATAAGGGGAGAGGTAGTCTCCATAGTGTCGGCCGGGTAACAGACGCTGCGACAGTGTCGACGCCGAAGCGGAGAAACGCGAGGGATGAGAACGAGAGAATAAAGAAGGGAGAAGTTCCCGGAGAGAGGTGTTGCGGCTGCAAGAAGCATGTGAACGTGGACGCAAGGAACAAGCTTACAAGAGGTTGCGGGGTGACCGACGCTTCCGTGCGTGACAGCCGGGTGCTTGAAGAGATGCTGGATGAGGATAACGGCGGCGAAGGGGTGTGGGCCGACAGCGCTTACAGTTCAAGGGAAACGGAGAAGAAGCTTAAGGAGAAAGGATACGGGAGCCATATTAACCGCAAGGGTTCTGAGAACAAGACGCTTGGGAGATGGGCGAAGCATGCAAACAGTATCTGCTCGGTGGCGGGGGTGAGGGTCGAGCATGTCTTCGGGGCGCGGAGCAACGACATGGGCG
Above is a window of Candidatus Dadabacteria bacterium DNA encoding:
- a CDS encoding trypsin-like peptidase domain-containing protein, encoding MLDRRFLPAFFVLAVMGLVSCVTGVTGERVDTPPELECDLTLTSQASAQGEYAREDYYPEVFISDFSRDYGNPVFPTELSEDYYDIARKVSRSVFEMEFKEKATNCTELVEAPLVRGTGWLIAPKYVVTAAHNIEDIERFQIICLNTFDGETIEAKVKVVYKHVPNDLAVLELEENVDAVPMKIADQRPGRNEVLMAIGQDREKSRGLGAWTVTAGPALKLESGYEDPPRILPRRISHALPTGKGMSGGPIFNIRGEVVSIVSAG
- a CDS encoding transposase, whose product is MSTPKRRNARDENERIKKGEVPGERCCGCKKHVNVDARNKLTRGCGVTDASVRDSRVLEEMLDEDNGGEGVWADSAYSSRETEKKLKEKGYGSHINRKGSENKTLGRWAKHANSICSVAGVRVEHVFGARSNDMGGRLLRSIGVVRAGACIGLKNLAYSMRRLVYLEEAVSGG